Within Dermacentor variabilis isolate Ectoservices chromosome 8, ASM5094787v1, whole genome shotgun sequence, the genomic segment tctgtctctgtctgtctgtctgtctgtctgtctgtctgcctgtctgtctgtctgtctgtctctgtatgtctctgtctgtctgtctgtctgtctgtctgtgtctgtgtctgtctgtctttcagTCTGTCTCTGTCCgtccttgtctgtctgtctgtgtctgtctgtctgtccgtccgtccgtctgtctctgTATGagtatgtctgtctgtctctgtctgtctttgtctgtctctgtctgtgtctgtctgtctttcagtctgtctctgtctgtctctgtctgtgtctgtctgtctgtctgtctgtctttctgtctgtccgcCCATCTgtctctgtgtctgtctgtctgtccgcccgtctgtctctgtctgtctctgtctgtgtgCTGTCTGTCTTTcagtctgtctctgtctgtctgtctgtctgtctgtctgtctgtctgtctgtctgtctttctgtctgtccgcccgtctatctctgtctgtctgtctgtctgtctgcctgttctgtctgtctgtctgtctctgtatgtctctgtctgtctgtctctgtctgtctgtgtctgtgtctgtctgtctttcagTCTGTCTCTGTCCgtccttgtctgtctgtctgtgtctgtctgtctgtccgtccgtccgtctgtctctgTATGagtatgtctgtctgtctctgtctgtctttgtctgtctctgtctgtgtctgtctgtctttcagtctgtctctgtctgtctctgtctgtgtctgtctgtctgtctgtctgtctgtctttctgtctgtccgcCCATCTgtctctgtgtctgtctgtctgtccgcccgtctgtctctgtctgtctctgtctgtgtgCTGTCTGTCTTTcagtctgtctctgtctgtctgtctgtctgtctgtctgtctgtctgtctttctgtctgtccgcccgtctatctctgtctgtctgtctgtctgtctgtctgcctgttctgtctgtctgtctgtctctgtatgtctctgtctgtctgtctctgtctgtctgtgtctgtgtctgtccgtccttgtctgtctgtctgtgtctgtctgtccgtccgtccgtctgtctctgTATGagtatgtctgtctgtctctgtctgtctttgtctgtctctgtctgtgtctgtctgtctttcagtctgtctctgtctgtctctgtctgtgtctgtctgtctgtctgtctgtctgtctctgtctgcctgttctgtctgtctgtctgtctgtctgtctgtctgtctgtctgtctgtctgtctgtctgtctctgtctgtctctgtctgtgtctgtctgtccttcAGTCTGTCTCTGTCcgtctttgtctgtctgtctgtgtctgtctgtctgtccgtccgtccgtccgtctgtctctgTATGTGTCTGTCTATCtttgtctgtctctgtctgtgtctgtctgtctttcagtctgtctctgtctgtctctgtctgtgtctgtctgtctgtctgtctgtccgcccgtctgtctctgtctgcctgttctgtctgtctgtctgtgtctgtctgtctgtctgtccgtccgtctgtctctgtatgtctctgtctgtctgtctctgtctgtctctgtctgtgtctgtctgtgtttgtctgtctctgtctgtgtctgtctgtctttcagtctgtctctgtctgtctctgtctgtgtctgtctgtgtctgtctgtctgtctgtctgtctgtctgtccgcccgtctgtctctgtctgcctgttctgtctgtctgtacgtccgtccgtccttccgtccgtccgtttatctttctgtctgtctcccttttttctttatttcttttgccaCCGGGAGCATTCTATATATATAGAGATGAACTCACGAACCTTACGTCACTTCTCTCTAACGACCGTGCAACCAACTCCCTGGTTGCAACACGTACACTCCAACTATAGAGATATGCGTCGTCTCCATCGTGGCTAAATCCGGAGGCAGCGTCACCGAGACTGTACACAAGTTCCTCGTTACGATTTCGCGCTACCACACCACGCAACGTACAGTACATGTCAACGGCTGTTTGCGCAAGCCGCCTACATCTCTGAGACATACAGCCCGGGTTGCTAAACGTTGCTCCGAAGAGCTTGCACCCTCTCACGCGCGCATCcgccaatgcccccccccccgacccctcccttcatcacccccccccccctatggctGCAAGGTCGCCGAAAGCATGCGTCTTGTGTCTTGCAGCTGTTGTGTGGCTGCGTAACCGCGGCGTCGTCAGATCTCTCGGGGCTCgcaaaagaaataaatatataaaaattcccGCGTACGCGGCGGAGGGGCCAGTATGCATTATTCATCTATCTCgcgtccttccttccttcgtgcaCAAGCGGAACAGCACGATGAGCTGGCCACACGGCAGCTGAAACTCTCGGAAGGGTTTTGTTCCGCATTcagttaaaaaaggaaaaaaaaaaagaaagatagaaaccGCATGCAAGGTCATCGGGTGACGATGGCACGTAGAACTTAAGCATGCGCTTCCCTCATAAGGCCAGCTCATTCGGTCTATGAATTGCGCATCGACTTTTTATGGGCCACTTTGCCTTCTTAAGACTTGCGGCCTGCATTAATGATAATAATGTTGTGTTCGGAGAACTAGTGCGCGAACAGTAACAAAAGAATAGCACTACGTGCAACTATTTACTTTCGACGAACAGTGTGGTTCGAGCGCTTACGTACAGTCGGCGTCGAAAGTTGTCGGACCGCGGCGTCCGATGAGGCGTTAAATTTCGTAGCACTTTGTGACCGCATGCGTATAGTCAGTAAAACGATACGACGATGTGTTATATTTTCGCGCATGCATGAAGTACAAGCGATAGGAATCTGAAAAACAGGTTGCGGAAATAGTATTCAgctgtactccccccccccccccctcccagatCCCACAGTACGTAAACGTTTGACACGCAATGTTCACGCAAGCGTGAAATGCCctaattgtttttctttctttcgcgacgaaaaaaaaaaagcgtgtcgTGCTTTTCGGTGCGGCGCACATTCAGAGTTTAGCGTCCGATGTCGCGAAAGTATAACGAGGCGTCTTCGGCTGAGCGATGCAGGAGGGCGAACCTGAGCATGCCCTTCACTTTGTAGTTGCAAAAAAACTATATACTATAAAGCGTTTTAAGATCAGCTTATATTTCATCGTACCATTGGTGAATAGAACTATATCTTACCGATTCCGTCATTCAAGGTAGCAGTTTTAATGATGCGTTAGAGGAACATTTGACTCAACACGGTCACATTTGTTATGCAAGCGTGTCACTTCCTGAGCGACACTTTGcagtgtgatgaacgcggtttaaatcaagGACCCGGGACCTCAAAAAAGCTACGACGTAATGCCAACGCATTCGTTGGTGTTAACGCCACTGAATAATTTGCCTGCTGAGTTGGATGCCGCGTAGTTGACGATGACATTTGTACTCACTATCATTAGTACGAATAGCTCGACTTGTGCTTCTTTCACTGGCGTGTTACGGGCGTTTATATAAGTCTGCGGGTTTTCTGTATACCTCGCGCACTAGAAGCACGCCCCTCCTGTTGTAGAACCAGATAGCCCGCACTGTgttgaaatgaataaataataaatgtaCTGTACGGATACTGTCGTTTCTGGCAGTTAGGTCATACTTGCGCCATTGCTATATTGACGCTAAGAGCAACGCAGTAAAACCTCGTtgtaacgaagttgaagggggaggGGTGGGCAGAATTACTACGCTATATCCATTGCTTCGCTGTATCCGTTATTACAGATGTAATGCACTGTGAATGTATACGGTGATTATAAGGGGAATGCCACTTGTTTAGTTATGTACACTACTTCGTTGTGATCTCGTTTGGTTATAGCGAGGTTTGACTGTGTTAAGCTGAGTTGCGTTAGTAAATAACGCTTGCGCAATAGCAAAAGGGTAGCTCTTATTGCGAGAGGAGTCTTTGCGCGCCAGAATTTTCGTACCATAGCTCTCCATTACGCCATGAATTTTAATGGCGCCTGTTCAGTTGAGCCTCATTAAGGATTTGCTTTTGAGGAAAGGCTACAACATTGCATTCGATAGAGAAACCATAGAGACTCAACCTAGAGACATCTGAGAACGTTGCCTTCGGCAAAAGAGTACAAAATATACGAGAGGATCGAGAGCACAGAGTTACAGCCAATGTGGTTTGAGCGcggagttgaaaaaaaaaaaagaaagaagagaactgcagttttttttttttcgcttgtggaAAAAACCACAAGATGAACGAAAATAGAGTTTCGAAAGAACACTTTAACAATCTTACGCTGATGTGTCTTCATACCTCTTCTAATGTTCTTTATTAGAGTGCTGCCAGTGTTGTGCCACATTTCAGTTCTGTCCATCTTACACGAAACCGTGAGCGTGAAAATGAAAGCAATTTTATTTAGTATGTTCAAAAACGTCGCAACTCTATACAGTCTAGCTTCTACACAGCCAATAAAGACGCAAGCATTGGTTCGGGAGCTTAGGATcttttatttgttatttcttttaaagGAATTCCAGGCGTTTTCTCGCACTCCGCTTTGGCTTTTATTAAAAGACGCCTTCCTCGACGCAAGGTGGGCCTCACGGACTTGCGTAATCCGCCACATAAACCCTTCATTCTCCATTTCTCGGGGATCCGATCAGCACAATGTTGTGTATGCGAAACGGGATACTTTACTCGCGCATCACGTGGTACGCAGCGCGTCTCAAATCTCTAAATCAAACCGGCGGTATGCACTTTCGCAGACAGTCGAGTGAGGGATCGACCACAGTTCGAATAGCACGTGCTGTCTTCAAAGAGCAACTCGGGAGACCTGTCCTCCAATCGGAGTTGCTCCGATTGGAGCAACTCCGATTACCCTCGTGTTCATACATGGGTCCTGATTGAAGGTCACGTTTGAAGTTGTCTAAATGACGTCTGGCGTAAGCGTGGCCGCGACTCGCGTTGCGattccttcggcgcgttcacgcCAGGCGTCCTTGAGGCCAAGTCAATCAGGTTAGGATACATACCTGAGTACGGGGGTTAGTCTTGGAACTCAGGGCGCAGCCAAGACAGCGTGTAACCGAATAACCCACCTTATACTTTTCGGTAGGTATAGCCGCACCAGATCAATTTGTTCTTTGCTAAGCGCTCGTTGCACGTACACCTCAAGTGATACGACTAATAGGACCTGAACACGTGTTACGGATTGAGTGTTTTGACGGATCTTATCTCCTTGGCACGTATACGTATAATATAGGTGGTACATACAGCTACCAATCGGGTGGTGCGGCCCGAATGGCATTGCTTACCTTCTTTGGACTGTCCCATTGACTTGGGCGCCCTTATGTCAAAAGAGCACTCGGAAGCTAACGAGAACGCTCGCCTGCGATTTGTGCGCGAAGCCGAGCGAGAAGCCGAGCACGAAGTCGAGCAAATCGGTGTTGCTCCCGATTGGAGCAACACCGATTGGCTCGACTTTGGCTCGATTGGCTCGTTCTCGTTAGCTTCCGAGTGCTCTTTTGACATAAGGGCGCCCAAGTCAATGGGACAGTCCAAAGAAGGTAAGCAATGCCATTCGGGCCGCACCACCCGATTGGTAGCTGTATGTACCACCTATATTATACGTATACGTGCCAAGGAGATAAGATCCGTCAAAACACTCAATCCGTAACACGTGTTCAGGTCCTATTAGTCGTATCACTTGAGGTGTACGTGCAACGAGCGCTTAGCAAAGAACAAATCGATCTGGTGCGGCTATACGTACCGAAAAGTATAAGGTGGGTTATTCGGTTACACGCTCTCTTGGCTGCGCCCCGAGTTCCAAGACTAACCCCCGTACTCAGGTATGTATCCTAACCTGATTGACTTGGCCTCAAGGACGCCTGgcgtgaacgcgccgaaggaatCGCAACGCGAGTCGCGGCCACGCTTGCGCCAGACGTCATTTAGACAACTTCAAACGTGACCTTCAATCAGGACCCATGTATGAACACGAGGGTAAGACTCAAGctatacgcgacacgaattggcACAGTAcattatttctttcggaacgagAGGAACGGCGTCCTGTTAATACGGCCGAATATATAGTATACGGAATATACGACACTGGGTGTGGGTGAAAGGTTCACTGCCTAAACGGGATGCGTTATTTCATTTCGGCCGTACAACTCGGCTCGCAGCTTTGTTACATGGTCGACCGTCAAGAGACGATCGACCATGCGCCTGGTGTCGTTCCACTGGAGCTTAAGTCTTGACACTTGGGCCACCGTCGTGAGAGGATGTGGACGTGCCTGTCGGAACGCGGGAAGTACACACTGCTGGGCCGTAACTGACGACGCCGTGTTACGTAGGGTCAAGAGAGGACCTGCTCCCAGTTCGAGCAGTGCGCGTCTTCGAGGAACCACTCGAGGAAACGGCGGTACGTAAACCTTCGCCCAGAGGCCACGTCCTCGTGCAGCTTCGAGCAGAGCTTGCAGGCGGCGTTTTCGTACTTGAGCTCCGAGTGTTCCTTCCAGAGGAAGTACGAGTGGTACCAGTCGGGCCTGCGGGCCACCTGGGCCAGGTACTCGCCGAGTCTCTCGGGGGACTCGAACTCGAGGGCGTCGACGTAGGAGCCGGGCGGCGCCAGGCTCGAGTAGTTGGCCCCGCCCATCACCACCGGCACGATGTCGAACAGCAGCGGCCGGTAGAACTTCTCCGTGACGTAATCGCGGCAGATGGAGTTCTCGAACGACAGGTAGAAGCTGTAGTTGCGCGCCGCCTCCCTGAGGCACGCGTCCGACGCCTTGGGCTGGCACACCAGGTCGCCGCACTTGCCGAACACGTCCACCCCTATGACGTCGCGGAGGCGCTCGACGTATGTCTCCCGCCTGCTGTCGGTGTCGCAGTGGGATACCATCCAGACGGCTATGGCCTTCCGCCCCTCCTGGGTCTTCGGAAGCTCGGGGCCCGTCTTGGAGACCCCGGAGGACCGCTTTCCGTGCCGGAGCTTCTTCCTCTTCGTTCTGGCCCGAAAAGTGTATCCGTAGCGCGTCGTCACGTCGGAGTCGGCTCGGTACGTCATGGTGACGTTGAACAGCCCGTCCAGCTTTCGAAGCACGTGCACGGGCGTCGCGGTTGGAGGTTCGAGGCTGAAGAAGATCCAGCTCTGATCAGCGGATCGTCGCGGGGGCATGTCGTCCAGTCGAATGTCCTTGCCGTGGAAGAGCAAGGCGTGGCTCGAGTAGAGGTAGTCGCGTTCGCGGGTGAAGATGCAGGCGTGCGGACACGTTGGATCGACGACGTCCTCCTTGAAGTACGGGTAGTCCTCCTTTCCGCACCACGTGGTCCAGAGAAGCACTACCAGAGGTCTGTGGGTGACCGCTCGATGAGTGACGTAAACGGTGCACAATGCGAGAGCGACCAAGCAGGCCTTCAGAAGGGCAAACTTCTTCAGTGTCATGATTACGGGGCGAGGCATTTAATCTCTTGTTTAATTTATCGCACGTCGTGGTACTCTGTTGACGTTTTCTGGCTGCGCAATTGCAGTTGAACCTTGTGGTACCGCATAAGAGCCGTTAGGCGCATCTTAGTGAATGATGGTCTCCACTTTACAGTTTATGTAGCAACACTCCGCAgtcaacaaccacaacaacaaaaTCCACGGATGACACGCGTGACGTTGACAGTTTTTCGAGGCTATACGAAGGTATCAACGCATTGTTGCATTCATTAAATATAAGAACCACCGGGAAATTTCATCGTTTTCACCGGAAAATAACCATCTCTTTCATGTTTGAAAGCACGgcactcacttttttttctttttgtcggtaATCCTTTGGTCCCGGTAACGCCACCCGTCACAGAAGCACTCGATCCAAAGGACTTGCAAAACGAATCACTTCAGGCTGTCCTTCAGGTTAACCCACATTGAAACATAACAGATCTCAGCATCGTATACACGCAGATCCGTTTCCGTCAGCGGAGTCTTATGCCTATATCTGTTTGACGAAGAGATAGGTCTTCAGTCTGCGCATGTTCTTGCAAGACGATGCGGAGAACGCTTCTGGGAATGCCGCGCCGCCGAGTCCCACGCACTGCGCGTGGCGACGGCGGCGAGATATGATAGCCGAGCGTACGAGCCGGAAATACTACTGGAccggaagctcgctttcgtgACGCAGAATGTGGGCCGGATGCGAGGTGTCCGCGTAGCACGTCGCTAATGAACTCAGCACGCGTCGTCGGCGTCTTTGAAGCGAGATTTCCGCTTCCAAATTTCGATGTATAGTTGGCGCGCGAAACGTTTATGAGTTTCGAACGCGAATGTGGAGCAGCTCTTGCTGTATATTCCTCTAGAATAGCGAATCTTCGAGTCCAATACGAATCAAACAGTTCTTCTTACTCGATGCGCATTGGATTCGAGAATGCACTGCTCGAAATGCTAGTATTTATGAGCTTACGGGATATCTAAATATTTGTTTTTGAAactcttaaattgcaatatgcgccgggAAGTAATAAAAAATTAGGGCGGAGCTCTTATCGCGAGAGGAGTCTTTGCGCGCCAGAATTTTCGTACCATAGCTCGCCATTACGCCATGAATTTTAATGGCGCCTGTTCAATAGAGCCTCATTTAAGGATTTGCTTTTGAGGAAAGGCTACAACATTGCATTCGATAGAGAAACCATAGAGGCTCAACCTAGAGACATCTGAGAACGTTGCCTTCGGCAAAGGAGTACAAAGTATACGAGAAGATCGAGAGCACGGAGTTACAGCCAATGTGGTTTGAGCGCCgagttgaaaagaaaaaaaaaagaaagaagagaactgcagttttttttttcgcttgtggaAAAAACCACAAGATGAAcgaaaatagagttttgaaagaacacTTTAACAATCTTACGCTGATGTGTCTTCATACCTCTTCTAATGTTCTTTAGTAGAGTGCTGCCAGTATCGTGCCACATTTCAGTTCTGTCGATCTTACACGAAACCGTGAGCGTGAAAATGAAAGCAATTTTATTTAGTATGTTCAAAAACGTCGCAACTCTATACAGTCTAGCTTCTACACAGCCAATAAAGACGCAAGCATTGGTTCGGGAGCTTAGGAGcttttatttgttatttcttttaaagAATTCCAGGCCTTTTCTCGCACTCCGCTTTGGCTTTTATTAAAAGACTCCTTCCTCGACGCAAGGTGGGCCTCACGGACTTGCGCAATCCGCCACATAAACCCTTCATTCTCCATTTCTCGGGGAGCTGATCAGCACAATGTTGTGCCTGCGAAACGGGATACTCTACTCGCGAATCACGTGGTACGCagcgcgtcatcatcatcatcatcatcatcatcatcatcagcctggttacgcccactgcagggcaaaggcctctcccatacttctccaacaaccccggtcatgtactaattgtggccatgccgtccctgcaaacttcttaatctcatccgcccacctaactttctgccgccccctgctacgcttcccttcccttgggatccagtccgtaacccttaatgaccatcggttatcttccctcctcattacatgtcctgcccatgcccatttctttttcttgatttcaactaagatgtcattaactcgcgtttgctccctcacccaatctgctcttttcttatcccttaacgttacacctatcattcttctttccatagctcgttgtgtcgtcctcaatttgagtagaacccttttcgtaagcctccaggtttctgccccgtaggtgagtactggtaagacacagctgttatatacttttctcttgagggataatggcaacctgctgttcatgatttgggaatgcctgccaaacgcaccccagcccattcttattcttctgattatttccgtctcatgatccggatccgccgttactacctgccctaagtagatgtattccctcgcAGCGCGTCTCACATCTCTAAATCAAACCGGCGGTATACACTTTCGCAGACAGTCTGGCGAGGGATCGACCACAGTTCGAATAGCACGTGCTGTCTTCAAAGCGCAACTCGGGAGACCTGTCCTACAATCAGAGTTGCTCGATTGGGCCTAACTCTAAAACCcaatgactcccaacaacacaccaataaagacacactcgtcacattccatgaaatttgcacacattacagaaaccaacgcctattgtatccacctctctctgtgtctagaacgcgccagagagaaatactgtggcgacaactacaaactcgcacttttcttaccccgcgcactttgcacttattctttcccgccacatacccgacacccaagtgtcgcttttgccctgtccccatagcagatctctcccatatcatgtggcaatgccccatAAAAACTCCCCCCCGCAAgctcaaaccattaattagtagcgaggagctgtgggagactgccctgcgcagctccgatcccaccctacaggaccgagtcctgaggtgggctgaggaggtagcggaggcctaccacgactggtagacggacttctagccacataatgtggtgatggacgcctgctgggactggagtacttagacctccctctctcccccccggctcctcccctttcttaaaaggggaataaagttcattcattcattcattcatgctccGATTGGAGCAACACCGATTGGCTCGACTTCGTGCTCGACTTCTCGCTCGGCTTCTCGCTCGGCTTCTCGCGCAAATCGCAGGCGAGCGTTCTCGTTACCTTCCGAGTGCTCTTTTGACATAAGGGCGCCCAAGTCAATGGGACAGTCCAAAGAAGGTAAGCAATGCCAGTCGGGCCGCACCACCCGATTGGTAGCTGTATGCACCACCTATATTATACGTATACGTGCCAAGGAGACAAGATCCGTCAGAACACTCAATCCGTAACACGTGTTCAGGTCCTATTATTCGTATCACTTGAGGTGTACGTGCAACGAGCGCTTAGCAAAGAACAAATTGATCTGGTGCGGCTATACCTACCGAAAAGTATAAGGTGGGTTATTCGGTTACAAGCTGTCTTGGCTGCGCCCTGAGTTCCAAGACTAACCCCCGTACTCAGGTATGTATCCTAACCTGATTGACTTGGCCTCAAGGACGCCTGgcgtgaacgcgccgaaggaatCGCAACGCGAGTCGCGGCCACGCTTACGCCAGACGTCATTTAGACAACTTCAAACGTGACCTTCAATCAGGACCCATGTATGAACACGAGGGTAAGACTCAAGctatacgcgacacgaattggcACAGTAtattatttctttcggaacgagAGGAACGGCGTCCTGTTAATACGGCCGAATAGTATACGGAATATACGACATTGGGTGTGGGTGAAAGGTTCACTGCCTAAACGGGATGCGTTATTTCATTGCGGCCGTACAACTCGGCTCGCAGCTTTGTTACATGGTCGACCGTCAAGAGACGATCGACCATGCCCCTGGTGTCCTTCCACTGGAGCTTAAGTCTTGACACTTGGGCCACCGTCGCGAGAGGATGTGGACGTGCCTGTCGGAACGCAGGCAGTACACACTGCCGGGCCGTAACTGACGCCGTGTTACGTAGGGTCAAGAGAGGACCTGCTCCCAGTTCGAGCAGTGCGCGTCTTCGAGGAACCACTCGAGGAAACGGCGGTACGTAAACCTTCGCCCAGAGGCCACGTCCTCGTGCAGCTTCGAGCAGAGCTTGCAGGCGGCGTTTTCGTACTTGAGCTCCGAGTGTTCCTTCCAGAGGAAGTACGAGTGGTACCAGTCGGGCCTGCGGGCCACCTGGGCCAGGTACTCGCCGAGTCTCTCGGGGGACTCGAACTCGAGGGCGTCGACGTAGGAGCCGGGCGGCGCCAGGCTCGAGTAGTTGGCCCCGCCCATCACCACCGGCACGATGTCGAACAGCAGCGGCCGGTAGAACTTCTCCGTGACGTAGTCGCGGCAGATGGAGTTCTCGAACGACAGGTAGAAGCTGTAGTTGCGCGCCGCCTCCCTGAGGCACGCGTCCGACGCCTTGGGCTGGCACACCAGGTCACCGCACTTGCCGAACACGTCCACCCCTATGACGTCGCGGAGGCGCTCGACGTATGTCTCCCGCCTGCTGTCGGTGTCGCAGTGGGATACCATCCAGACGGCTATGGCCTTCCGCCCCTCCTGTGTCTTCGGAAGCTCGGGGCCCTTCTCGGAGCCCCCGGAGGACCACTTTCCGTGCCGGAGCTTCTTCCTCTTCGTTCTGGCCCGAAAAGTGTATCCGTAGCGCGTCGTCACGTCGGAGTCGGCTCGGTACGTCATGGTGACGTTGAACAGCCCGTCCAGCTTTCGAAGCACGTGCACGGGCGTCGCGGTTGGAGGTTCGAGGCTGAAGAAGATCCAGCTCTGATCAGCGGATCGTCGCGGGGGCATGTCGTCCAGTCGAATGTCCTTGCCGTGGAAGAGCAAGGCGTGGCTCGAGTAGAGGTAGTCGCGTTCGCGGGTGAAGATGCAGGCGTGCGGACACGTTGGATCGACGACGTCCTCCTTGAAGTACGGGTAGTCCTCCTTTCCGCACCACGTGGTCCAGAGAAGCACTACCAGAGGTCTGTGGGTGACCGCTCGATGAGTGACGTAAACGGTGCACAATGCGAGAGCGACCAAGCAGGCCTTCAGAAGGGCAAACTT encodes:
- the LOC142589864 gene encoding alpha-(1,3)-fucosyltransferase C-like produces the protein MPRPVIMTLKKFALLKACLVALALCTVYVTHRAVTHRPLVVLLWTTWCGKEDYPYFKEDVVDPTCPHACIFTRERDYLYSSHALLFHGKDIRLDDMPPRRSADQSWIFFSLEPPTATPVHVLRKLDGLFNVTMTYRADSDVTTRYGYTFRARTKRKKLRHGKRSSGVSKTGPELPKTQEGRKAIAVWMVSHCDTDSRRETYVERLRDVIGVDVFGKCGDLVCQPKASDACLREAARNYSFYLSFENSICRDYVTEKFYRPLLFDIVPVVMGGANYSSLAPPGSYVDALEFESPERLGEYLAQVARRPDWYHSYFLWKEHSELKYENAACKLCSKLHEDVASGRRFTYRRFLEWFLEDAHCSNWEQVLS
- the LOC142589866 gene encoding alpha-(1,3)-fucosyltransferase C-like, translated to MPRPVIMTLKKFALLKACLVALALCTVYVTHRAVTHRPLVVLLWTTWCGKEDYPYFKEDVVDPTCPHACIFTRERDYLYSSHALLFHGKDIRLDDMPPRRSADQSWIFFSLEPPTATPVHVLRKLDGLFNVTMTYRADSDVTTRYGYTFRARTKRKKLRHGKWSSGGSEKGPELPKTQEGRKAIAVWMVSHCDTDSRRETYVERLRDVIGVDVFGKCGDLVCQPKASDACLREAARNYSFYLSFENSICRDYVTEKFYRPLLFDIVPVVMGGANYSSLAPPGSYVDALEFESPERLGEYLAQVARRPDWYHSYFLWKEHSELKYENAACKLCSKLHEDVASGRRFTYRRFLEWFLEDAHCSNWEQVLS